From the genome of Papaver somniferum cultivar HN1 chromosome 2, ASM357369v1, whole genome shotgun sequence, one region includes:
- the LOC113349268 gene encoding endoribonuclease YBEY, chloroplastic-like isoform X2 produces the protein MHSHFSTSIRRTTILLTKYTPATIWPEFQSSLSMARIAASHPLPLAFKSSLTPNNQNSLRFLSHNTSSLSSLSSSSSVFGGRIQISYGENKNRRGIFANQRGFSRKVKRSKPKKEKELELNVSIGIEEGLPEDPEVLNIAELLRLNVPMAMKLAFDGLKDSPYKTRDTSIDDVGGYESVELSVLLCNDDFIRKLNKDWRDEDHATDVLSMSQHMPGLKLPMLMMGDVVISVETAARQASERGHTLLDEIRVLMVHGLLHLLGFDHEISDEAEEEMEKEEELLLRSLGWKGKGLIQCAIDAASVENPQTESPDGELSSDRKKEGSLRFYKPKFNYIFCDMDGTLLNSRSQITSTTAGALREAMSMGVKVVIATGKARPAAMTALKAVGLAGKGGILSESTPGVFLQGLLVYGMQGREIFRGNLDTSVCREAFMYSLEHKVPLIAFAQDRCFTLFEHPSIDSLHLVYHEPKAEVMPSLENLLNAADIQVMAIGDGENDIEMLELASLGVALSNGAEKTKAVANVIGLSNDEDGVADAIYRYAF, from the exons ATGCATTCCCATTTTTCCACATCTATACGTCGAACAACAATCCTTCTCACAAAATACACTCCGGCGACTATCTGGCCGGAGTTTCAATCATCTCTTTCAATGGCCAGAATAGCAGCTTCCCACCCCTTACCTCTAGCTTTCAAATCATCATTAACTCCTAATAATCAAAATTCTCTTCGTTTTCTTTCTCATAATACTTCCTCACTCTcatcattatcttcttcttcttctgtttttggtggaagaattcaaatTTCATATGGAGAAAACAAGAACAGGAGAGGGATTTTTGCGAATCAAAGAGGGTTTAGTAGAAAAGTGAAACGGAGTAAACCCAAGAAGGAAAAAGAATTGGAACTCAATGTTAGTATTGGTATTGAAGAAGGGTTGCCTGAAGATCCTGAAGTTCTG AATATTGCGGAACTGCTACGTCTAAATGTTCCCATGGCAATGAAACTAGCATTTGATGGACTAAAAGATTCTCCATATAAAACGAGGGACACTTCAATTGATGATGTTGGTGGGTACGAAAGTGTTGAGTTATCAGTACTTCTGTGTAATGATGATTTTATTCGAAAGCTTAATAAAGACTGGAGGGATGAAGACCATGCTACTGATGTTCTCTCCATGTCACAACATATGCCGGGGCTTAAGCTACCAATG CTTATGATGGGTGATGTAGTTATTTCTGTTGAGACAGCTGCAAGACAAGCATCAGAGAGAGGGCATACTCTTCTTGATGAGATCCGTGTCCTTATG GTTCATGGACTGTTGCATCTTTTGGGATTTGATCATGAGATTAGTGATGAAGCGGAAGAAGAGATGGAAAAAGAGGAAGAACTTCTTTTGAGAAGTCTTGGATGGAAGGGAAAAGGATTAATTCAATGTGCCATTGATGCTGCCAGCGTTGAAAATCCTCAAACAGAATCTCCAGATG GTGAACTATCAAGCGACAGGAAGAAAGAAGGCAGTCTTCGGTTTTATAAACCAAAATTCAACTATATCTTCTGTGACATGGATG GAACTTTGCTAAATAGTAGAAGCCAGATTACTTCGACTACAGCAGGAGCTCTGAGAGAGGCCATGTCTATGGGAGTGAAGGTTGTCATAGCCACCGGAAAG GCTCGTCCTGCTGCTATGACTGCTTTGAAGGCGGTAGGTTTAGCAGGAAAAGGTGGCATTCTTTCAGAAAGTACACCTGGGGTCTTCTTACAG GGGTTGCTAGTTTATGGCATGCAGGGCAGGGAAATTTTTAGAGGAAACTTAGACACGAGTGTTTGCCGGGAG GCATTTATGTACTCGTTGGAGCACAAAGTTCCTCTAATTGCATTTGCACAGGACAGGTGCTTCACACTGTTTGAACACCCGTCAATAGACTCACTTCATCTTGTATACCACGAGCCAAAG GCCGAAGTCATGCCTTCCCTTGAAAATCTCTTAAACGCTGCTGATATACAG GTAATGGCTATTGGAGATGGAGAAAACGACATTGAGATGCTTGAGCTGGCTTCTCTAGGTGTAGCTCTTAGTAACGGAGCAGAGAAGACAAAGGCTGTTGCAAATGTTATTGGTCTAAGTAATGACGAGGATGGTGTAGCTGATGCAATTTACCGGTACGCATTCTGA
- the LOC113349268 gene encoding endoribonuclease YBEY, chloroplastic-like isoform X1, with translation MHSHFSTSIRRTTILLTKYTPATIWPEFQSSLSMARIAASHPLPLAFKSSLTPNNQNSLRFLSHNTSSLSSLSSSSSVFGGRIQISYGENKNRRGIFANQRGFSRKVKRSKPKKEKELELNVSIGIEEGLPEDPEVLNIAELLRLNVPMAMKLAFDGLKDSPYKTRDTSIDDVGGYESVELSVLLCNDDFIRKLNKDWRDEDHATDVLSMSQHMPGLKLPMLMMGDVVISVETAARQASERGHTLLDEIRVLMVHGLLHLLGFDHEISDEAEEEMEKEEELLLRSLGWKGKGLIQCAIDAASVENPQTESPDGELSSDRKKEGSLRFYKPKFNYIFCDMDGTLLNSRSQITSTTAGALREAMSMGVKVVIATGKARPAAMTALKAVGLAGKGGILSESTPGVFLQGLLVYGMQGREIFRGNLDTSVCREAFMYSLEHKVPLIAFAQDRCFTLFEHPSIDSLHLVYHEPKAEVMPSLENLLNAADIQKLLFFDSPESISTTLRPYWFEATKGRAGVVQAMPDMLEIVPSGTSKGSGVKMLLDQLGVTPKGVMAIGDGENDIEMLELASLGVALSNGAEKTKAVANVIGLSNDEDGVADAIYRYAF, from the exons ATGCATTCCCATTTTTCCACATCTATACGTCGAACAACAATCCTTCTCACAAAATACACTCCGGCGACTATCTGGCCGGAGTTTCAATCATCTCTTTCAATGGCCAGAATAGCAGCTTCCCACCCCTTACCTCTAGCTTTCAAATCATCATTAACTCCTAATAATCAAAATTCTCTTCGTTTTCTTTCTCATAATACTTCCTCACTCTcatcattatcttcttcttcttctgtttttggtggaagaattcaaatTTCATATGGAGAAAACAAGAACAGGAGAGGGATTTTTGCGAATCAAAGAGGGTTTAGTAGAAAAGTGAAACGGAGTAAACCCAAGAAGGAAAAAGAATTGGAACTCAATGTTAGTATTGGTATTGAAGAAGGGTTGCCTGAAGATCCTGAAGTTCTG AATATTGCGGAACTGCTACGTCTAAATGTTCCCATGGCAATGAAACTAGCATTTGATGGACTAAAAGATTCTCCATATAAAACGAGGGACACTTCAATTGATGATGTTGGTGGGTACGAAAGTGTTGAGTTATCAGTACTTCTGTGTAATGATGATTTTATTCGAAAGCTTAATAAAGACTGGAGGGATGAAGACCATGCTACTGATGTTCTCTCCATGTCACAACATATGCCGGGGCTTAAGCTACCAATG CTTATGATGGGTGATGTAGTTATTTCTGTTGAGACAGCTGCAAGACAAGCATCAGAGAGAGGGCATACTCTTCTTGATGAGATCCGTGTCCTTATG GTTCATGGACTGTTGCATCTTTTGGGATTTGATCATGAGATTAGTGATGAAGCGGAAGAAGAGATGGAAAAAGAGGAAGAACTTCTTTTGAGAAGTCTTGGATGGAAGGGAAAAGGATTAATTCAATGTGCCATTGATGCTGCCAGCGTTGAAAATCCTCAAACAGAATCTCCAGATG GTGAACTATCAAGCGACAGGAAGAAAGAAGGCAGTCTTCGGTTTTATAAACCAAAATTCAACTATATCTTCTGTGACATGGATG GAACTTTGCTAAATAGTAGAAGCCAGATTACTTCGACTACAGCAGGAGCTCTGAGAGAGGCCATGTCTATGGGAGTGAAGGTTGTCATAGCCACCGGAAAG GCTCGTCCTGCTGCTATGACTGCTTTGAAGGCGGTAGGTTTAGCAGGAAAAGGTGGCATTCTTTCAGAAAGTACACCTGGGGTCTTCTTACAG GGGTTGCTAGTTTATGGCATGCAGGGCAGGGAAATTTTTAGAGGAAACTTAGACACGAGTGTTTGCCGGGAG GCATTTATGTACTCGTTGGAGCACAAAGTTCCTCTAATTGCATTTGCACAGGACAGGTGCTTCACACTGTTTGAACACCCGTCAATAGACTCACTTCATCTTGTATACCACGAGCCAAAG GCCGAAGTCATGCCTTCCCTTGAAAATCTCTTAAACGCTGCTGATATACAG AAACTGCTATTTTTTGACTCTCCTGAGTCAATATCTACTACATTGCGACCATATTGGTTTGAAGCAACAAAAGGACGTGCTGGTGTTGTTCAAGCCATGCCTGATATGCTTGAAATTGTTCCCTCCGGAACTTCCAAAGGAAGCGGAGTAAAAATGTTGCTGGATCAATTGGGCGTCACCCCAAAAGGG GTAATGGCTATTGGAGATGGAGAAAACGACATTGAGATGCTTGAGCTGGCTTCTCTAGGTGTAGCTCTTAGTAACGGAGCAGAGAAGACAAAGGCTGTTGCAAATGTTATTGGTCTAAGTAATGACGAGGATGGTGTAGCTGATGCAATTTACCGGTACGCATTCTGA